The following coding sequences are from one Eptesicus fuscus isolate TK198812 chromosome 7, DD_ASM_mEF_20220401, whole genome shotgun sequence window:
- the LOC103296735 gene encoding ubiquitin-conjugating enzyme E2 L3-like — protein MAASRRLMKELEEIRKCGMKNFRNTQVDETNLLTWQGLIVPDNPPYDKGAFRIEINFPVEYPFKPPKITFKTKIYHPNIDEKGQVCLPVISAENWKPATKTDQVIQSLIALVNDPQPEHPLRADLAEKYSKDCKKFCKNAEEFTKKFGEKRPVD, from the coding sequence atggcggccagcaGGAGGCTGATGAAGGAGCTTGAAGAAATCCGCAAATGTGGAATGAAAAACTTCCGTAACACCCAGGTTGATGAAACTAATTTATTGACTTGGCAAGGGCTTATTGTTCCTGACAACCCTCCATATGATAAGGGGGCCTTCAGAATCGAAATCAACTTTCCAGTAGAATACCCATTCAAACCACCGAagattacatttaaaacaaagatcTATCACCCCAACATTGATGAAAAGGGACAGGTCTGTCTGCCAGTAATTAGTGCTGAAAACTGGAAGCCAGCAACGAAAACCGACCAAGTAATCCAGTCTCTCATAGCACTGGTGAATGACCCCCAGCCTGAGCACCCGCTTCGGGCTGACCTAGCTGAAAAATACTCTAAGGACTGTAAAAAATTCTGTAAGAATGCTGAAGAGTTTACAAAGAAATTTGGGGAAAAGCGACCTGTTGACTAA